Genomic segment of Panthera leo isolate Ple1 chromosome B2, P.leo_Ple1_pat1.1, whole genome shotgun sequence:
TGTTgtaatgtattatataaatgaatgaaaccacTTGGAGATTATGAAACTtaggaaaaactgaaaagtagtctggtttcattttttttttttttacatttatttattttggagagacagagtgagacaaagtgagagttggggagaggcagagagagagggagacacaggatcggaaacaggctctaggctctgagctgtcagcacagagcccgatgcgggactcaaacccacagaccgtgagagcatgacctgagccgaagttggacactcaaccaactgagccacccaggtgcccctagtctggTTCATTCTATCCCCCTGCTCAAAATGTTCCTTATTTTCCCATTGGTATTGGGAATAGATAACATCAGTTTACACTGATCCCCACCAGACTAAGATGTTTGCATCTTCCCAGATAATGGATAATGTGGCATCTGATTTAAGTACTGCTGGGACACAGGGTAAATGTTCAAGTAGTAGGAACTAAAGATTTTAATATGTTAGCACTGTATCAAGTATTTTGcttaattatgttaaataaaatcttggaagcaaGATTTAAAGTAGTCtacagtgggggcgcctgggtggcgcagtcggttaagcgtccgacttcagccaggtcacgatctcgcggtccgtgagttcgagccccgcgtcaggctctgggctgatggctcggagcctggagcctgtttccgattctgtgtctccctctctctctgcccctcccccgttcatgctctgtctctctctgtcccaaaaataaataaaaaacgttgaaaaaaaaaatttaaaaaaaaaaaaaaagtagtctacAGTGTAAGTAATACGGATTTATTTGCAGGTGGTTAGAGTTGGATGAGAGGACAAGTTTAAAGAAGGCTATCAGAATACAGAAAGTCACTTTGACCATAATAGGCAGTCACTTGAGTAACAAAATGACAGGATTGGGGAAGGACACGGAGTTGGTGACAGCTGGACAACTGTGAGATTCAGTGAGAGGAAAGTTCTTGGTGAGCAAGGAAGATGATGGGGACAGACTGGTTGCAGGAGGAGGGACCAAAAGTTGACACCCCAAAtgacaaacaaagaaagaagtgGGATCAAGAGGTGGTGAGATAGACAGGAAGCAAACAAATGGTTTCAAACTAATGGGTTAACCTCTGAATGTAGGATATGCCAGCCACCCCAAAATCCCACCTCTCCCACTTCCCACCCTCAGGAAAAACTGCAGAAGTGCCTGGAGCCCCTGGAGCAGAAATTGCAGGAGATCACCCGCTGCAAGTCCTCTGAGGAGAAGAAGCCTGGAGAGCTCAAGGTAAAGGCAGGTGATTCCATTTGGGCTGCTTTGCAGGCAATTAACCATACATTATTTAATCCGCCAGTTCTGATTCATTGGAAAACTGCTGTTCTCTTAAAAACAATGGTATTTTGTTAGGCTTCTTTGTCATTAAACATTGCATTAAATTATTTGTCATGAATTAAGTATTGTAGAGAAGGATGTAAGAGGTGAAGGAAGGATGGACAGAATATCTTACATCTGACAAGTTGAGGAAGTTCATGCCCATTGGTCTTTTTTCTTGTAAAacaggaagagaggcagggagagagcagggatAGGAGTTTCTTAGAGGGATTGAGGAGAGGAGAATTTGGAAGGCTCACTGGGGTGGAAGAAAGAAGCAGCTGACGAAGAGCTCACAAAAATGCCCAGTGACTTTTAGGACTACATTCTCTTAAGTAAGCTCAGGTATGCTAGATGATGTTGGTTCATTCCTAAACTGTTCCCCTGTCTACCCTACATCTGTAGGATCCTATCTGTCCTTCAGGCAGGATAAAAGCCACTTCCTATGTAGCCTTTCCTGACCCTTCAGaaattgattttcttaattttcatataattttacttctttcatgtATTACCATAGTTGTAGCATGATATTTTGGTAACTGTCTTATTTTATTGGACAGTGAACAATTCCTAATAGTAGCAGTAATAACTGTTTATTGAGTCCTGTGTGTTAATTCATTGGGTGTCCATGACATTCCAAATGTACAGGGTTGTGTTAAGTTTTAGTGGGACCTAGATGAGCTGTCAGACAAAGGGAAGGAAGTCCTGAAGGTCATCTTTAGCAAGGGTGAACTTAGATCTCTTGTAAAGTGAGTATTATTACCCCTAGTTATCACAGGAGGAAACAACTTGGATAAGTTCTAGTCCAAGATCACATAGCCAGTATGGGACAAAATCAGGGATATTAGCTCTGCATGaatctataaatatgtattaagtttCCAGTATAGGCCAAATTCTGTGTTTGACACTGGGGAACAATGATGAGCAAACACACAGTCCCTGTCCTGCTTAAGCTTACAGTCAAGTAGAGAAAACAGATAATGACATGGCACAAAAAGCACAGTTGCAAATTCATAAGAAGACAACATAGAAATTTGACCTCATTAAAAGCTTCCAGAAGAAATAATTCGCTTTTGGAGTTGAGATTTAGGGATCACCAGAGATTAAACACAACTTTGAAAATAGTAGGAACACTAATTTTTTAACAATGACAACATTTTGACAGAAAGCAAGTATTATTAAGTGTTACTAAGTATTACCTTagtcctttatatatttgaataaaacaagattttgaacttttaaaattttaattaattttgattgcaaaggtgaactttaaaaaaaagttctttgttcttttggagggctcctgagaaacttaaaatatgtgaaaacgAAGCTTATTCCCAGTCATTAACTTTCCTGTTCCTGTTGATCACCTTCTTAAAGGTAAAGGATAAAGAggggaataaaaatttttaaaaaccttttaaatgcTTGAACAGAactgtggtatttttaaaaattcagtggtcTCTGAAACTACCACCAACATTCCTTTTGTAACCATTTGAAATCTCCGAAACCTCTCCCTCATCCCTATTTCCAGAATCAGACCCAAtgccccttttaaaaataaataatttgtaattaacCATGCTGAAGTGGAAATTATAGATAAAATAACTTATctgcataattttaaaagagattattatgcccaaacacacacgcacacacacacacacacacacagcatagaGGAAAGTGATTTATAGTAAAATCTGGTATGTAAATATTTGGGCATTACTATCCTGAAAGACACAACAATGTAGTTTTATCCTTGCATCTCTCTGTGACACCATCAACAATGTAACAAATACAAATTCAGACTCAGGTAATTGCGTAGTCATGTTGACAAGCACCACAAGCAGCTTAGCTCTTAGtgacataatttttcaaaatgataagTAACTTTTAATAAagttctaagaaaaacaaaatacagtcttAGTTTTATTCAGCTGTTTCTGAAAAAATCAGGTATATTAAAATTGGGTAAGAATTACTCTGTTTATGTATAAAATGGCATTTAAGTCTAAGCCTATGTTTTTGAATATCCAGCAGAACATAGAAAATGGTGCAGGACTGTGCATGTTGCAGGGTCATCTCACACATTGGAGTGCTAGCTGCCCACCAGAGTACCCCCTATTATGGCAAACAAAAAGATGCCCCTTGTTTCTAAAATATCCCTAGTGGGAAGTAACACCTTCATTAAGAACCACTGCCATACAACTgtagagtggggaaaaaaaagagaagaatgatgGGATTATATAAGAGAGATCCCTTTGGCTTCCTATTAAACATAGTTATTAATCCTAAATTCTACCCATACATCACCTCTCAACATAGACAcacatgtagacacacacacacacacacacacacacacacacacacaggaaaaaaggtTGTATTTCAAGGGTTGGTAACCTTAGAAATAAAATCCAGTTATTTTATCAGCATAATtgagtttattcaggaatagcagagaactGCAATTCAGGATAAGCAAGTTaaggcaaaaccataggcaagtccagagaacaaaggagaggaccACTCTTTTATATAGGAAAGGGGGGAATTGGGAAGAAAATCCTTGGAGTAAACTCGGAGTTCAGAGTATAGTGACTTTTTATTGGCTAGGTTGTGACAGTCTATCATTGGCTGGGCTTGTTGACtgcaaaaagaaaacctttcttcctcctgctggtgTAGTAAGGTAGTATGGACCTACAAGGTACATCTCTACCTGTTGGGATAAAAATTGACCAGTGGTGGGGCGTGAGTGCTCCCCCTGCTGGCAACCTGACCATTTTAGCcaggtttccttttattaattttcacagagTAAATGtgttaagaatatattttgttcCAGTGTGTACCTGAGAAGGCAGCAGTAGAATGGGAAACAGCAACTCTAGAACTGGAGCTAGCCAGCCTCTGCTGAGAattagcttgaaatccagaaacACCAGGCTTGTAAGGCTTTGCAGCCCCTCTCTATTCACCCTCAGCCCTACCTTTCAGTTTCTATCTGCATTTTACTTCCAGAGTCccagtctctgcttctctcttgcttcccTGTTGGGTTTATTTCTCCCCATCAGCCATATGACACTTGGAGAATATGTCTGAGCAGATCACTTGTTGCAGTGGAGGTAGAGAAGGAAGGATGTGCTTGCTAATAACCCTCAAAAAGTATTATGGCTGGTGTCTTAGTCCCATATTATCAAATTTCAGGAATGTTAAAGGTTTAAGTCTGTGTGGTAGCTGAGAGAAAAACGTCAAATTTCAATATATAATTCACTAACAAATTTCTGGAACCTATTCCTGGGATGGGAACTGTCAGTTGTCTGAAGTGACTTGAAACTATTAACATGTTATTCCCTGAAAtctatatacagttgacccttgaacaacaaagTTAGGGGTGCCAACCCCAGTCCAGTCAAAAATCGGCATATAACTTTcaactccccaaaaacttaattCTTaaaagcctactgttgaccagaagcatTAGTGATGACATAAAAAGTGATTAATACctattttatatgtttgtattGTATACtatattctcacaataaagtgagctagagaaaagaaacttactgagaaaatcgtaaggaaaagaaaatacctttatgGTACTATACCATATTGAACCAAAAAattctgtgtataagtggactctcacagttcaaactcatgttgttcaacAGTCAACTGTATATATTTGGTAACAACTCATAACTAAAATTTTACTGATTCTGATACTTTTCCAGTTGGTCTCTGGTTTTTAGTGGGTAGATGTCTAGCAATATACAAATGATGATCATCTGGTCTCCAACTTCccagtatttattattttccttttcttgataaATTTCATTAGCTATAACTTTAGCATTGGAACTAGCAAAAATATCTTGTATCCATAATAAAATAGATGTCTCTATATTATTGAGTTCTTATATCTTGCATTTTTTTCACCAAACCATAGAAGTATAGCTTTTTTAGAagttaatttaataaagaaaattaaatattttttcaaataatttttttaaagtttatttttatttgagagaaagacagagagcaagcaggggagggacagaaagcaggggacagaatcccaagcaggctctgtgttgccgccacagagccctatgtggggcttgaactcatgaaccatgagatcatgacctgagctgaagtcaagagttggacgcttaactgactgagccactcaggcacccctaaaattaaaatttttttaaacactgatttttttttaatctccccagTAGTCTTCACTCCCAAGTCACCAGTAGGGGGTGATAATGGGGATGGAGCCATTACTTAGAGAAGGAGATTTCAATGGAGAGAAACATGAGTGTCCTGTTAGACTATTTGCAATGACACTGGAAATCTGTTAATTCATACACATGGTGGGTAGGGAAAGGCTCCCTTATGCCCCACTGGCCCTGTTAAGTATAATGCTTTCCCTATTTTCTTAGAGACTAGTGGAGTGTCGCCGACAACAGATCTTAAAGGAATTTGAAGAGCTTCATAGGCGGCTGGATGAAGAACAGCAGATGTTGCTTTCacgcctggaggaggaggaacaggacaTTCTACAGCGCCTCCGAGAAAATGCTGCTCACCTTGGAGACAAGCGCCGGGACCTGGCCCACTTGGCTGCTGAGGTGGAGGGCAAGTGCTTACAGTCGGGCTTCGAGATGCTTAAGGTTCGACCTTTGCCCCTGTATAGCCTCTCAGGTCAAGTGCAGTATAGCTTTGCACAGGCCATTCTGTCAACCTGGGATGCTCACCCTCCTGCTCTGCTTTTCTAATCCAGTTCTTTCTTCCAGACATACTCAAAGGATCTTTTTCTACAGAAAGTCTTCTTCTGATTTCTCCCATCCCCTTCTAATCATTTCTGTGTTCTTATGTCTTGTGAACAATATGTGCTTAATTTGTACCAAAGAAAAAATTCACTCCTTTGAAAGGAGGAAAATCTAGTCTGAATCAGTGAAaaaactatacattaaaaattatgtgaatgcaGTTGCCATTACTTTTAGGTCCTGGAACTTGATTTACCTAGtgctaaaaaaaacaacaacaaaaaacatagaAACCTAGTTTGAAGGACACTtgaaattatgtataaataatatattaacttTTGCTATGTAAATAATGActctaaaatgtttgaaataatttgttcttttaagcAGATGAATGGTGTTAGCAAGGTTGTAGGAAACATATCTCTTTTTAGAGATCAGATTACCAGCATTTGAATCAGTGAGGCTTCATTGTACATTTATCTGCATGTTATGTATTACTTGGTACTTATTCTTGTGTCCTTTCATGTATGTGTGTTCTGCCTTCCACATTAAACTGGGAAATCCTTGGGGGGCAAAGAtttgtcttctttgtcttctggACCCCAAGTATTCAAAAATCAGGATTGGCACACAATTATCAATGTTTATTAACCAGTACCAGATGgggataacaacaacaacaggaaagTGATTCATTCCAATGCCACCAGTCTGTACTGATCCTCAAGGAGACAGGTGTGTGGTTGGTACTTGGGGGACAGAGTATAGAGCAGACACAATCCCTGTCCCTTGCATTGAGCTCCCAGTGTCCTTGAGGAGCAAGACAAACACACAAGAAACCATTTGGAAATGATATAAATTACCAAGCTTGATGTTATCCAAAAGTTGAAAACAGAGATCAGATTGGGAAAGATGTACTCTGATCCCTCTGGAGCTCTTCCCTTTGCATTTTGACCCTCAGATTGccctattcctattttatagatctagaattttggggaggagggggaacctTTTGCCTTCAGGACCCTTGACTACCAGGACCaatattgctttcttttctccttccctctagGATGTCAAAAGTACCCTGGAAAAGTAAGTGATTCTTGCATCTCTTTGAGTGAGTTAGGTCTTGGCTTAGAAACCAAGGGTACAGTAAGGAGTAGGGGAGAATGATGGGAAAGTCACACAGTGTCTGGATAGGATGTGGGAGAAGGTTCATTGTGTCCATGAAGTCTGTTAGAGAGCAAATCATTGGGAGTAAGAGTACATTACCATTTCCCCGTTGAGCATCAGGACTAACTTGGTAAGGAAGAAACCAAGGTAATGTAGAACCAGATGCTACCTTTGTCCATTGGTGGAAATGTGTCCAAACAAGACAGACAAAGGAAGGGGTTGGGAAAGTGGGGAGGGTGATTACCCATTTGCATGAAATATAGCAATACCCCCAGAAAGTTCTGAGACTCATTCTTAAAATAAGACTCTGTCCAGGGGACCCTATGGCTCTCCATAGATTGGCAAAAGAAAGCAGTAAGTGAGTACTTGtcttcagggaggagggagaaaatgggAGGATGGAGAATTTTAGTTTCTCCCTAAATATGACAATATCTGCATACTCACTCAGCTGGAGCTTCCCCTGACCCTGCCCTTTCTTCCCCTATCTCCCTATCCCTCCTAGATGTGAGAAGGTGAAGACCATGGAGGTGACTTCAGTGTCCATAGAGCTGGAAAAGAACTTCAGCAATTTCCCCCGACAGTACTTTGCCCTAAGGAAAATCCTTAAACAGCTAATTGGTGAGTTGTTCCCAAAAATAAACTAGCAGAGGAAATCAGCAGAGAAGAAAGTCTTTAAGTCCCACTTTATCTGGGCTTCAGTCGTACCATCTGTCATTTTGTGCCCATGGCCACACCCACCCCTTTATCTGGCTTTCAATCTCACTGTGAGTGACAGAGCTTAGGTGTCATCTACTCTTAGGCCCACACTTTTCTAAATAGGGACCCATAGAAGTTAAATAATAGGCCTAAACTTGTCCCTTTTTGAGAACGAGAGGGAATGCCATTAATATTTACTCAGAGAAAATAGTCACAAACCAGGACTGTTCCAGGAAACCAGATACATGGTCACCCTATCCCTGGACCATACTGCTGTCTTGCTGTGTatctttcttaacattttctgtcctttctggcCCTTGGACTGTGACTTGTGCTTCATCACTCAGTGAGATGATGTCACAGGGGGATGAAGAAGGGATAAGGCAGGAGCCTAAACCATCAGCCCTTGCAGAATTGAGATTATTATCTGTTTACTTTAGGGCCAGGGTAAGAAGGGAAGCCGttgttccctcctctcccttaGGTGACAGCATGGATTGAGAAAGTTAATCAAACCATGGTGTTCTGGGGACCTTTAAGGAAACAAGTTTGTAAAGGCAGGCTGGGAGAGTGAGGCAGGGGCATTTAGCTATTCCCATCCTCATCTAGCTCCCCACTCTGGCTTCTCCCGCCAGCGGATGTGACCCTGGACCCAGAGACTGCTCACCCTAACCTAGTCCTGTCCGAAGATCGTAAGAGCGTCAAGTTTGTGGAGACAAGACTCCGGGATCTCCCTGACACACCACGGCGATTCACCTTCTATCCTTGTGTCCTGGCTACTGAGGGCTTCACCTCAGGCCGACACTactgggaggtggaggtgggtgaTAAGACCCACTGGGCAGTGGGCGTGTGCCGGGACTCCGTAAGCCGAAAGGGCGAGCTGACTCCACTCCCTGAGACTGGCTACTGGCGGGTGCGGCTGTGGAATGGGGACAAATATGCAGCCACCACCACGCCTTTTACCCCTTTGCACATCAAGGTGAAACCCAAACGGGTAGGCATATTCCTAGACTATGAGGCCGGCACACTGTCTTTTTACAATGTCACAGACCGCTCTCATATCTACACCTTTACTGATACTTTTACTGAGAAACTTTGGCCCCTCTTCTATCCAGGCATCCGTGCTGGTCGGAAGAATGCTGCACCACTTACAATCAGGCCCCCAACAGATTGGGAGTGACAGGTAGGGATGTGGGAATAATTGGGGTGAGTCAGGG
This window contains:
- the LOC122219643 gene encoding E3 ubiquitin-protein ligase TRIM39 isoform X1; this encodes MAETSLLEAGASAASTAAALENLQVEASCSVCLEYLKEPVIIECGHNFCKACITRWWEDLERDFPCPVCRKTSRYRSLRPNRQLGSMVEIAKQLQAVKRKIRDESLCPQHHEALSLFCYEDQEAVCLICAISHTHRAHTVVPLDDATQEYKEKLQKCLEPLEQKLQEITRCKSSEEKKPGELKRLVECRRQQILKEFEELHRRLDEEQQMLLSRLEEEEQDILQRLRENAAHLGDKRRDLAHLAAEVEGKCLQSGFEMLKDVKSTLEKCEKVKTMEVTSVSIELEKNFSNFPRQYFALRKILKQLIADVTLDPETAHPNLVLSEDRKSVKFVETRLRDLPDTPRRFTFYPCVLATEGFTSGRHYWEVEVGDKTHWAVGVCRDSVSRKGELTPLPETGYWRVRLWNGDKYAATTTPFTPLHIKVKPKRVGIFLDYEAGTLSFYNVTDRSHIYTFTDTFTEKLWPLFYPGIRAGRKNAAPLTIRPPTDWE
- the LOC122219643 gene encoding E3 ubiquitin-protein ligase TRIM39 isoform X2; translation: MAETSLLEAGASAASTAAALENLQVEASCSVCLEYLKEPVIIECGHNFCKACITRWWEDLERDFPCPVCRKTSRYRSLRPNRQLGSMVEIAKQLQAVKRKIRDESLCPQHHEALSLFCYEDQEAVCLICAISHTHRAHTVVPLDDATQEYKEKLQKCLEPLEQKLQEITRCKSSEEKKPGELKRLVECRRQQILKEFEELHRRLDEEQQMLLSRLEEEEQDILQRLRENAAHLGDKRRDLAHLAAEVEGKCLQSGFEMLKDVKSTLEKCEKVKTMEVTSVSIELEKNFSNFPRQYFALRKILKQLIADVTLDPETAHPNLVLSEDRKSVKFVETRLRDLPDTPRRFTFYPCVLATEGFTSGRHYWEVEASVLVGRMLHHLQSGPQQIGSDR